Below is a genomic region from Burkholderia pyrrocinia.
TGGACAGGAGAGTGGTTTCCATGCTGCATGCCGTTGTTTCCGCCCGCTTTTCCTCCGGCCGCTTCGCGCGGCCGGCCCGCCTGCTGGCGGCCGCGCTGCTCGCCGGGTTGTTCGGCGTCGGGCTGCTGAACGGCGCGCGCGCCGATACGGCGCCGCTGAAGGTCGGCATTTCGACCAGCCCGCAGATCGAAGCGCTGAAGATCGCCGCGAAGGAGGCGAAGGCGCAGGGGCTCGACGTGAGGATTGTCGAGTTCACCGACTGGAATACGCCGAACGCGGCGCTCGCGAACAAGGACATCGACGTCAACTACTTCCAGCACATCCCGTTTCTCGAGAACGCGAACAAACAGGGCGGCTACAACTTCGTGTCGATCGCGCCCGGCACGATCATGAAGATCGGCCTCTATTCGAAGAAGGTGAAAAGCTTTGCCGAGCTGAAGGACGGCGCGCGCGTCGCGATCGCGAACGATCCGGTGAACGGCGGGCGCGGGCTGTTGCTGCTGCAGCGCGCGGGCCTGATCGCGCTGAAGCCGGGCGCTGACTATCGCGCGACGACGCACGACATCGTGTCCAACCCGAAGCACCTGAAGATCATCCCGCTCGAAGCGTCGCAGCTCGCGCGTTCGCTCGACGACGTCGATCTCGCGCAGGGCTATCCGAGCTTCATCAAGCTGGCCGGCACGACCGACCCGAACAGCGCGCTGCTGTTCGACGGCACCGAAAACAAGATCTTCGCGATCCAGTGGGTCGTGCGGCCCGACAGCGTGAACGATCCGCGCATTCGCAAGTTCATCGCGATCTACCAGCACTCGCCGGCCGTGCGCAAGGCGCTCGACAACGCGTTCGGCTCGCTGTACGCGATCGCGTGGTGACGGAGGCGCACATGACGACGGCGAACCGGAAGAAGATCCTGCTCAACGCGTTCAACATGAACTGCGTCGGGCACATCAATCACGGGTTGTGGACGCATCCGCGCGACCGCTCCGCGCACTACACCGATCTCGACTACTGGGCCGATCTCGCGAAGACGCTCGAACGCGGCAAGTTCGACGGGATCTTTCTCGCGGACATCGTCGGCGTGTACGACGTGTTCGGCGGCGGCCCCGACGCCGCGCTGCGCGAATCGGTGCAGGTGCCCGTCAACGATCCGCTGCTGCTCGTGCCCGCGATGGCGCAGGTCACGCGGCATCTCGGCTTCGGCGTGACCGCGAACCTGACCTACGAGCCGCCTTACCTGTTCGCGCGCCGCATGTCGACGCTCGATCACCTGACGAAAGGGCGCGTGGGCTGGAACATCGTCACCGGTTATCTCGACAGCGCCGCGCGCGGGATGGGCCTCGCGCAGCAGATCGGCCATGACGACCGCTACGAGCGCGCGGACGACTACATGGACGTCGTCTACAAGCTGTGGGAACAGAGCTGGGACGACGACGCGGTGATCCGCGATGCACAGGCGCGCGTGTTCGCGCAGCCGGGCAAGGTGCGGCGCGTGAAGCACGACGGGCCGTTCTATTCGGTCGACGCGATCCACCTGAGCGAGCCGTCGCTGCAGCGCACGCCGGTGCTGTACCAGGCCGGTTCGTCCGCGCGCGGCGTCGAGTTCGCGGGCCGTCACGCGGAATGCGTGTTCGTGAACGGGCAGAGCAAGGCCGCCGCGCGCGCGGCGGCGCTCGACATCCGCGCGGCTGCCGCGCGGCAGGGGCGCGATCCGGCGTCGATCCGGATCTTCGCGGGCGTGAGCGTC
It encodes:
- a CDS encoding MetQ/NlpA family ABC transporter substrate-binding protein, producing the protein MLHAVVSARFSSGRFARPARLLAAALLAGLFGVGLLNGARADTAPLKVGISTSPQIEALKIAAKEAKAQGLDVRIVEFTDWNTPNAALANKDIDVNYFQHIPFLENANKQGGYNFVSIAPGTIMKIGLYSKKVKSFAELKDGARVAIANDPVNGGRGLLLLQRAGLIALKPGADYRATTHDIVSNPKHLKIIPLEASQLARSLDDVDLAQGYPSFIKLAGTTDPNSALLFDGTENKIFAIQWVVRPDSVNDPRIRKFIAIYQHSPAVRKALDNAFGSLYAIAW
- a CDS encoding LLM class flavin-dependent oxidoreductase codes for the protein MTTANRKKILLNAFNMNCVGHINHGLWTHPRDRSAHYTDLDYWADLAKTLERGKFDGIFLADIVGVYDVFGGGPDAALRESVQVPVNDPLLLVPAMAQVTRHLGFGVTANLTYEPPYLFARRMSTLDHLTKGRVGWNIVTGYLDSAARGMGLAQQIGHDDRYERADDYMDVVYKLWEQSWDDDAVIRDAQARVFAQPGKVRRVKHDGPFYSVDAIHLSEPSLQRTPVLYQAGSSARGVEFAGRHAECVFVNGQSKAAARAAALDIRAAAARQGRDPASIRIFAGVSVVTAETERLAREKFDEYRRYASPEAGLAHFASSTGIDFAKYGLDEPISYVKTDSIQSAVDAISRKSTTGTWTVRRMLEQMSLGGRYAPIVGSPSQVADELQSWIDETGIDGFNLTRTVMPESFEDFVDRVVPELQNRGVYKEDYDPAPTLREKLFGAGPRLPAWHTGAQHRPAAVPEPAHPAHA